The genomic segment ACTTCAGGTTTACAATCCCCAAAGAACTTGTCGCCGAATTCCCGTTAGCAAACCGGGATGAAGCCAGAATGATGGTTCTCAACCGCGAGAAAAAGACCATCGATGGAAAGACCTTTAAAGACCTTCCTTCCTACTTTAAGTCGGGTGATGTCCTCGTTATCAACGATACCCGCGTATTCCCGGCACGATTATATGGGTACAAGGAAAAGACCGATGCCCGCATCGAAGTCTTTCTGCTCCGTGAGCTTGATAAGAAAAATAAACTGTGGGATGTCGTTGTCGATCCGGCCAGAAAGGTCAGGATTGGTAACAAAATTTATTTTGATGAAGGGCTGATTGCCGAGGTCATCGACAATACCACCTCCCGGGGCCGCACCATCCGCTTCCTCTACGAAGGGGATGATATTTTCGAAATTATCACCCGGATCGGGAATACACCGCTCCCTCCATACATCAAACGGGATGCCGTTGAATCTGATAAAACCGATTATCAGACGGTTTATGCACGCGAAACCGGAGCAGTGGCTGCCCCGACTGCAGGCCTGCATTTTACCAGCGAACTGATGGAACAGCTCCGCGCCAAAGGGGTTCATATTGTGCCGGTCACCCTTCATATCGGACTCGGAACCTTTCGCCCTGTTGAAGTTGAAGACCTGACCAAGCACCGGATGGATTCAGAATATTACCGGATCCCTGACAGCACTGCCCAGGTGGTAAATAAAGCCATTGATGCAGGAAAAAATATTGTGGCTGTGGGAACCACCGTTGTCCGGACTCTCGAGACCAGTGTGACCGCAGAAGGGAAACTGAAAGCCAGTGAAGGATGGACCGATAAGTTCATTTTTCCCCCATATGAATTCAAAATCGTCGATAAACTGATTACCAATTTCCATCAGCCGGAAAGTACGCTTATCATGCTGGTATCTGCCTTTGCTGATCCTGAGTTTATTACCAAGGCGTATAAAAAGGCAGTTAAGGATGAATACCGCTTTTTCAGTTATGGCGATGGAATGCTGATTATCTGACGGCCTGCGGATGTCAGAACCCACTCTTGCTGCAATAATCGTTGCCGGTGGCTCCGGTAAACGGTTTGGCAGTGACACCCCGAAACAGTACCTTCTTATTGGCAATGACCCGGTGATCGTTCATACCGTCCGCCGGTTCGTTGTGGCTGGTGTTTTTTCCCGTATTATCCTGGTGGTTCATCCCGATTACCATTCTGTGGTCAGGCAATGGATGGAGGATGAAGGCGTCTCGGTTGAAGTGGTTGAATCGGGCCCGGAACGACAGGACTCAGTGGCGAACGGACTGGAAGCGGCATTGTCTTCGTGTGACCGCGTGCTGATTCATGATGCGGCCCGCCCTTTGGTCGATCCTAAAACCATCCGCCTGTGTGCAGAAGTGCTTCTCACTCATCCGGCTGTGGTTGCGGGGTATTATTCTCGTGATACGGTTAAACAGGTTTCCGATTCGGGAGAGGTGCTGGGCACGATTCCCAGAGCCGGTGTGTTTCTTGCTCAGACCCCTCAGGGGTTTAACCGTAAGACAGGTCTTGAGGTTTTAAGGCAGATCCGCCAATCGGGCCTGGCCGGAACCGACGATGTGTTTTTTGCAGAGAAAGCGGGTGTTCCCGTTCAATGCGTGCCAGCTTCTCCTTACAATCTGAAAATAACCACCAGAGCCGACTTTGATCTTGTCTCTA from the Bacteroidota bacterium genome contains:
- the queA gene encoding tRNA preQ1(34) S-adenosylmethionine ribosyltransferase-isomerase QueA, which encodes MKLSDFRFTIPKELVAEFPLANRDEARMMVLNREKKTIDGKTFKDLPSYFKSGDVLVINDTRVFPARLYGYKEKTDARIEVFLLRELDKKNKLWDVVVDPARKVRIGNKIYFDEGLIAEVIDNTTSRGRTIRFLYEGDDIFEIITRIGNTPLPPYIKRDAVESDKTDYQTVYARETGAVAAPTAGLHFTSELMEQLRAKGVHIVPVTLHIGLGTFRPVEVEDLTKHRMDSEYYRIPDSTAQVVNKAIDAGKNIVAVGTTVVRTLETSVTAEGKLKASEGWTDKFIFPPYEFKIVDKLITNFHQPESTLIMLVSAFADPEFITKAYKKAVKDEYRFFSYGDGMLII
- the ispD gene encoding 2-C-methyl-D-erythritol 4-phosphate cytidylyltransferase is translated as MSEPTLAAIIVAGGSGKRFGSDTPKQYLLIGNDPVIVHTVRRFVVAGVFSRIILVVHPDYHSVVRQWMEDEGVSVEVVESGPERQDSVANGLEAALSSCDRVLIHDAARPLVDPKTIRLCAEVLLTHPAVVAGYYSRDTVKQVSDSGEVLGTIPRAGVFLAQTPQGFNRKTGLEVLRQIRQSGLAGTDDVFFAEKAGVPVQCVPASPYNLKITTRADFDLVSTLITHDIHL